GACTGGGCGGGCGCGGCGATCGCGCTGTCCGACGGCCTCGGCGGCGGGGCGGGCGGGTTCCCCGTCGCCGCGGCCGTGCTCGGCGGGGTCGTCGTCGTGGGCGGGGGCGTCTACCTGGTGGGGCGCCGCCGCCGCACCCGCACCGCGCAGGCCGAGGTCCCGACCGACGGGCCCGCCGCACCGCGCGACGAGTTCACCGACGTCCCCACCGACGACCTCGCCTACCGGGCCAGCGCCGGCCTGATCGAGGTCGACGAGGCCGTGCGCACGTCGGAGGTCGAGCTGTCGGCCGCCCGCGGCCACTTCGGCGACCAGGCCGTCGCCGGGTTCGCCGCGGCGCTGGAGGCGTCGAAGGCCGACATGCTGCGCGCGTTCGGCGTCCGCCAGCAGCTCGACGACGACGTGCCCGAGGACGAGCCGACGCAGCGCCGGATGCACGCCGACATCATCCGCGCGTGCCGGGCCGCCGACGAGCGACTCGACGCCCAGGTCGCCGCGTTCGACGCCCTGCGCAACCTCGAGGCCACCGCCCCGGAGTACGTCGCGGGCCTCGCCGCCCGCCGGGAGACGGTGCTCGCCCGGATCCCGCAGTCGGAGTCGACGTGGGCCGCGCTGTCGGCCCGCTACGCCCCGAGCGCGCTGGAGCCGGTGGCCGGGTCGCTGGACCGGGCCCGGAACCTGCTCGAGGTCGCGGGTACCGAGGTCGCCGCCGCCCGCTCGGGGCTCGACGCGGGCGCCCGCCCCGCCGCCGTGGTGTCCGGCCGGGCCGCGGAGGACGCGATCACGCAGGCCGAGACGCTGCTCGACGGCATCCCGCGCCGCGGCACCGAGCTGGTCGAGGCGGCGGCGGCCCTCCCGGCCGCGCGCGCGGAGACCGAGCAGGACCTGGCCGAGGCCCGCGCACTGGACCCGTCGCTCGCGCCGGTCGTCGCCCGCGCCGAGGCCGCGGTCACCGCGGCGGACCAGGCCGAGGCGTCCGACCCGATCGCCGCCCTGCGCCTGCTCGACGAGGCCGGGGCGGCCCTCGACGACGCCATCGCCGCCGCCCGCGCCGAGCAGGACCGGCGCCGGCGCACCGCCGCGGTGCTGGAGCAGACCGTCCTCACCGCCCGCTCGGCCGTCGCGGCGGCGGCCGACTTCGTCACGACCCGGCGCGGCGCCGTCGGGCAGCAGGCCCGCACGCGGCTGGCCGAGGCCCAGCGCCACCTCGCCCTCGCGACGTCCGGCGGCGACCCGGCGGTCGCGCTGCGGGAGGCGCAGCAGGCCGACTCACTGGCCCAGGAGGCGCTGCGGCTCGCGCAGTCCGACGTGTCGAACTGGTCGGGGCCGTCGTCGGGCGGCAGCGCCGGCGTCGACCTGGGCAGCCTCATCCTGGGCGGCATCATCTCCGGGGCGACCCGGGGCGGGGGCGGTTTCGGCGGCGGTGGCGGGGGCTTCGGTGGTGGCGGCGGCCGCTCGCCCGGCAGCTTCGGCGGCTCGTCGTCGCGGGGACGCCGGGGCGGCGGCGGCCGGTTCTGAGGCCACCGCCCGCCGCGAGCGTCAGGCGAAGTCCTCCGGCGAGACCTCGTCGATGAACTTCTTGAAGTCCTCGAGCTGCTTCTCCGGCGGTGCGTCGGTGCCGTCGGGGAACAGGTCGGCGATGGGCTGGCCCACGTCGTCGAGGATCGCGGACTCCACCCCGATCGACAGGCCCTCCCGCACCGCGACGGCGAGCGCGTCGCTGGGGCGCAGCTCGACCCGCGCCCCGTCGGCGAACACCAGGTCGGCCTGGAACTTGCTGTCGACGAGCGCGACGATCTCCGCCCCGACGATCTCGTGGCCCAGCCCCTGCAGCAGCGGGACGATGACGTCCTGGGGCAGCTGCGGGTCGTCCTCCCCGCGCGCGCCCAGCGCGATCGCGTCGGCCTGGGGCCTGCGGAGGAAGACCGGCAGGCAGCGCTCGCCGTCCACCTCACCGAGCAGCAGCACCGGCTCGCGGGTCCGCACGTGGACCACCAGCCGCAGAACGCGCATCGTCATCATCGACATGGGGGACAGTGTCCCGTCATCCCCGCAGGGTGTCACTGGGTGATCTCCGGAAGCGCGCGCGGTAGTCGGCGGCGAACCGCCCGGGATGGCCGAACCCCCAGCGCGACGCGATCGCGCCGACGGTGGCGCCGTCGCTCGGGTCGGCGGCGCGCAGGTCGTCGTGGGCGTGGTCGAGCCGCACCGAGCGCAGGTAGCCCAGCGGTGTCGTGTCCATCGCCCGGCGGAACGCCCGCTGCAGCGCCCGCGGGCCGACGTGCGCGGCCCGGGCGATCGCGGTGAGGTCGATGTCCTGCGCGGCGTGCTCCTCCATGAACACCATCGCGCGGCGCACGGCGTCGGGGGAGGCGGGCGTGTGGGACGAGCGGGGCGGGTCGGACGTGCCCGAGTTCGGGAACGTGTCCAGCAGCGAGGCGATCAGCAGGTGCTGGACCTGCCGCATCACCAGCGGGCTGCCGTGGGCCGCCGGGTTCTTCGCGACGTCGCCGGTGATGTACTGCAGGAGCCGCTTCCAGTGCACGGCCTTCGACGGGGAGAGCGGGCGTCCGAGGTCGAAGGACACCGGGTGCACGTGCCGGTCGTCACCGAGCAGCTCGGCGGCGACCCGCTCCACCAGCGACCGCTGGATGCGCACCTGCGCCATCCGGATGTCGTGCCACTCGACCGCCATCTGGACGTCGGGGTCGTAGGAGAACAGGTCGCCGGGTCCGGCCGCGACCTCGCTGGTCGGCGACCGGATCGTGAACCGGCCCTCCAGCAGGTGGCTGAACAGCAGGATGTCGTCGAGGGGGTCCCAGGTGCCGCGGAGCGTCATCGTGTGCCGGGCGACGCCGATCTTGGCGGCCCCGAGGTCGGCGACGCTGTGGGAGAACTCGAACGCGGTCGACGGTCCGGACAGCGACACCTTGTGGTCGGCGTAGGCGCCGCGCAGCCAGTCGTGGGCCTCGTCCGGATCCCTGGTGCGGATGTGCAGCCGCATCAACGACTCCGTCACGGAAGAACCTCGATCACGGAAGAACCCCCAACGGTCGAGGCAGGAGGGTAGTTCGAGATCGGGGTCCGGCGCACTCGACCATCCGGACTATGCCTGTTGTGCGCAGTCCGGTTCGCGACGGTCAGTTGTCCGCCATACGAGCAGCGCGCACGGTTCAGTTGTACACGGCCGGTCGGCGGACTACCTCTGTGTCCGGTGCGGGGGGCCCGTCCGCCGGAGGGGGCTGGACGGTCCCCCCGGGCCTCGGGACGGCTACAGCTCGGCCGGTCCCTCCTGGGGCTCCATCCCGAGCTGCCGCGCCACCGCGTCCATCACGTCCTGCACCACCACCGTGTCGGCCAGCGGCATGACGTCGCTCTGCAGCCGCCCGTCGGCGACGCACCCGGTCACCTCGCGCAGCTCGTGCGCGTACCCCGCACCCGCCGCCGGGGCGTCGATGCGCTCGGGCTCCGCCCCGTTGCGGCACAGCACGATCGAGGAGGGGTGGTGGAAGCGCGGCGGCACGTCGATCCAGCCCCCGGTGCCGACGACGCGGGCCGTGCCCGGCGTGGCGCAGCGCAGCGAGGCGAGCAGCGACGCCGTGCGGCCGCCGGGGTACGACAGCAGCACGGCCTCCTCGACGTCGACGCCGCTCGGGGCCAGCGCGCCGTGCGCGGCGACGGCGTCCGGGGTGCCGAGGACCATCTGCGCGAAGGAGATCGGGTACACCCCGACGTCGAACAGCGCCCCTCCCCCGACGGCGGGGTCGTAGAAGCGGTCGGACGGGTCGGTGGGGTGCTGGGCGCCCAGATCGGCCTGCACGGACTGGACCTCGCCGATCGCCCCGTCGGCGATGAGCTCCCGCATCCGCACGATCGCCGGCTGGAAGCGGGTCCACATCGCCTCCATCGCGAACACGCCCGCCGCCGCGGCGGCGTCGACGATCTCGCGGGTCGCGGCGGGCGTCACCGTGAACGCCTTCTCCACGAGCACGGCCTTGCCCGCCCGCAGCGCGGCCAGCGCGACCGCGCGGTGCTGCGGGTGCGGCGTGGCGATGTAGAGGACGTCGACCCCGTCGTCGTCGACGATCGCGCGGTAGGAGTCGTGGACGCGCCCGATGCCGAACCCGGCCGCGAACGCCGACGCGCGCTCCGCCGACCGC
This sequence is a window from Pseudonocardia petroleophila. Protein-coding genes within it:
- a CDS encoding TPM domain-containing protein, encoding MRRLLVLGALLVGVGLLGGGIAAAEPPTRVGPAVTDAVGVLAAGDEARITEAFARLREANGTQLFVVYVDSFDGAGGQDWADEAASLSQFGRDDVLLAVATGDRAYGVSVADDYGQSDSTVASAITDAEDRLAADDWAGAAIALSDGLGGGAGGFPVAAAVLGGVVVVGGGVYLVGRRRRTRTAQAEVPTDGPAAPRDEFTDVPTDDLAYRASAGLIEVDEAVRTSEVELSAARGHFGDQAVAGFAAALEASKADMLRAFGVRQQLDDDVPEDEPTQRRMHADIIRACRAADERLDAQVAAFDALRNLEATAPEYVAGLAARRETVLARIPQSESTWAALSARYAPSALEPVAGSLDRARNLLEVAGTEVAAARSGLDAGARPAAVVSGRAAEDAITQAETLLDGIPRRGTELVEAAAALPAARAETEQDLAEARALDPSLAPVVARAEAAVTAADQAEASDPIAALRLLDEAGAALDDAIAAARAEQDRRRRTAAVLEQTVLTARSAVAAAADFVTTRRGAVGQQARTRLAEAQRHLALATSGGDPAVALREAQQADSLAQEALRLAQSDVSNWSGPSSGGSAGVDLGSLILGGIISGATRGGGGFGGGGGGFGGGGGRSPGSFGGSSSRGRRGGGGRF
- a CDS encoding helix-turn-helix transcriptional regulator, which produces MTESLMRLHIRTRDPDEAHDWLRGAYADHKVSLSGPSTAFEFSHSVADLGAAKIGVARHTMTLRGTWDPLDDILLFSHLLEGRFTIRSPTSEVAAGPGDLFSYDPDVQMAVEWHDIRMAQVRIQRSLVERVAAELLGDDRHVHPVSFDLGRPLSPSKAVHWKRLLQYITGDVAKNPAAHGSPLVMRQVQHLLIASLLDTFPNSGTSDPPRSSHTPASPDAVRRAMVFMEEHAAQDIDLTAIARAAHVGPRALQRAFRRAMDTTPLGYLRSVRLDHAHDDLRAADPSDGATVGAIASRWGFGHPGRFAADYRARFRRSPSDTLRG
- a CDS encoding bifunctional nuclease family protein, whose protein sequence is MSMMTMRVLRLVVHVRTREPVLLLGEVDGERCLPVFLRRPQADAIALGARGEDDPQLPQDVIVPLLQGLGHEIVGAEIVALVDSKFQADLVFADGARVELRPSDALAVAVREGLSIGVESAILDDVGQPIADLFPDGTDAPPEKQLEDFKKFIDEVSPEDFA
- a CDS encoding Gfo/Idh/MocA family protein yields the protein MSVRWGIVGPGRIASKVVADFPHVPGAEVVAVASRSAERASAFAAGFGIGRVHDSYRAIVDDDGVDVLYIATPHPQHRAVALAALRAGKAVLVEKAFTVTPAATREIVDAAAAAGVFAMEAMWTRFQPAIVRMRELIADGAIGEVQSVQADLGAQHPTDPSDRFYDPAVGGGALFDVGVYPISFAQMVLGTPDAVAAHGALAPSGVDVEEAVLLSYPGGRTASLLASLRCATPGTARVVGTGGWIDVPPRFHHPSSIVLCRNGAEPERIDAPAAGAGYAHELREVTGCVADGRLQSDVMPLADTVVVQDVMDAVARQLGMEPQEGPAEL